Proteins encoded together in one Thermomonospora curvata DSM 43183 window:
- a CDS encoding sulfotransferase domain-containing protein: protein MISRRDAPQWVKESGRAISRTGGRLTAKGRMIPDFLLVGTQRGGTTSLFRALAAHPAIVQPNFHKGVHYFDVNYHRGFNWYRGHFPLRATAYRRAPAGTRPLAFESAGYYMHHPLAPHRIAQDLPGVKLIAILRDPVERAYSAYKHELARGFETEQSFERALELEPQRLAGEVERIKADPTYLSHSHRHHSYLDRGQYCEQLEVLFALFGRERVLVLFAEDFFADPASVYDRIIDYLGLPSWRPSSFERHNARPGSALPKALQERLRKHFEPYDEKLAEMLGTVPPWRR from the coding sequence GTGATCTCGCGACGTGACGCCCCGCAGTGGGTCAAGGAAAGCGGCCGCGCCATCTCCAGAACGGGCGGGCGGCTGACCGCCAAGGGCCGGATGATCCCCGACTTCCTGCTGGTGGGCACCCAGCGCGGCGGCACCACGTCGCTGTTTCGCGCGCTGGCCGCCCATCCGGCCATCGTCCAGCCCAACTTCCACAAGGGCGTGCATTACTTCGACGTCAATTACCACCGCGGTTTCAACTGGTACCGCGGGCATTTCCCGTTGCGGGCGACGGCCTACCGGCGCGCGCCCGCCGGGACACGCCCGCTGGCCTTCGAATCCGCCGGCTATTACATGCACCACCCGCTGGCGCCCCATCGGATCGCCCAGGATCTGCCGGGTGTGAAATTGATCGCGATTCTGCGCGACCCGGTCGAGCGGGCCTACTCGGCCTACAAGCACGAACTGGCCCGGGGTTTTGAAACCGAGCAGTCCTTTGAACGCGCCCTGGAACTGGAGCCGCAGCGGCTGGCCGGGGAGGTCGAGCGGATCAAGGCCGACCCGACTTACCTGAGCCACAGCCACCGGCACCACTCTTACCTGGACCGCGGTCAATACTGCGAGCAGCTGGAGGTGTTGTTCGCCCTGTTCGGGCGGGAACGGGTGCTGGTGCTGTTCGCCGAGGACTTCTTCGCCGATCCGGCGTCCGTCTACGACCGGATCATCGACTACCTGGGGCTGCCGTCCTGGCGGCCCTCCTCCTTCGAACGGCACAACGCCCGTCCCGGCTCGGCCCTGCCGAAGGCGCTGCAGGAGCGGCTCAGGAAACACTTCGAGCCCTATGACGAGAAGCTGGCCGAGATGCTGGGGACCGTACCGCCTTGGCGGCGATGA
- a CDS encoding phosphotransferase translates to MSVDQAWVDAVAELWPGASVRVTTSADPVAAGRRELAFLPNAARPRLLLPVESAAASAAALRRYSHDLGLRQRISRSVSALALRSGGPQRALRDRLRIDGGGESVEDRLSELLGRRVLVSVGLGTARANRKPILHVLTPQGRALAFVKVGDTSTARALIAQEAAALRYLSTRSLPGVTVPEVLHLGDWQGRGLLVLSALHTSALGWRPRRTVPLAAMRTVFGAVEVRRAALADSTFWAAMTEVPAQVADGRRAERLAEVIKRVESAYGDVELDFGAWHGDWTPWNMAWHRGRVQLWDWERFSRDVPNGFDLLHYRLQEASRAKGADPYGTWPAGAVACLAPLGLTGRTALATLELYLLELCRRYQLAAQEPIGDPLRPTADRLLDLLAERAGGAHDGSVR, encoded by the coding sequence GTGAGCGTCGATCAGGCCTGGGTGGACGCCGTGGCCGAGCTGTGGCCCGGCGCGTCGGTGCGGGTGACGACGAGCGCCGACCCGGTTGCGGCCGGCCGCCGGGAACTGGCCTTTTTGCCCAACGCCGCGCGGCCGCGGCTGCTGCTGCCGGTGGAGAGCGCGGCCGCCTCGGCGGCGGCGCTGCGGCGCTACAGCCACGATCTGGGCCTCCGGCAGCGGATCTCGCGCAGCGTGAGCGCGCTGGCGCTGCGCAGCGGGGGGCCGCAGCGGGCGCTGCGCGACCGGCTGCGCATCGACGGGGGCGGGGAGTCGGTGGAGGACCGGCTGAGCGAGCTGCTCGGCCGGCGGGTGCTGGTCAGCGTCGGCCTGGGCACCGCCCGCGCCAACCGCAAGCCCATCCTGCACGTCCTGACCCCGCAAGGCCGCGCGCTGGCCTTCGTCAAGGTCGGCGACACCTCCACCGCCCGCGCGCTCATCGCGCAGGAGGCCGCCGCGCTGCGCTACCTGAGCACCCGCAGCCTTCCCGGCGTCACCGTCCCCGAGGTGCTGCACCTGGGCGACTGGCAGGGCCGGGGGCTGCTGGTGCTGTCGGCGCTGCACACTTCCGCCCTCGGCTGGCGGCCGCGGCGCACGGTCCCGCTGGCGGCCATGCGCACGGTGTTCGGCGCGGTGGAGGTCCGCCGCGCCGCGCTGGCCGACAGCACGTTCTGGGCCGCGATGACCGAAGTGCCCGCCCAGGTGGCGGACGGGCGCCGGGCCGAGCGGCTGGCCGAGGTGATCAAGCGCGTCGAGAGCGCCTACGGCGATGTGGAGCTGGACTTCGGCGCCTGGCACGGCGACTGGACGCCGTGGAACATGGCCTGGCATCGGGGACGGGTGCAGCTGTGGGACTGGGAGCGGTTCTCCCGTGACGTGCCCAACGGTTTCGACCTGCTGCACTACCGGCTGCAGGAGGCGTCGCGGGCCAAGGGCGCCGACCCCTATGGCACCTGGCCGGCCGGCGCCGTGGCCTGCCTGGCCCCGCTGGGGCTGACCGGGCGGACCGCCCTGGCCACCTTGGAGCTGTACCTGCTGGAGCTGTGCCGTCGGTACCAGCTGGCCGCGCAGGAACCGATCGGGGACCCGCTGCGGCCGACGGCCGACCGGTTGCTGGATCTGCTGGCCGAGCGGGCCGGCGGAGCGCATGACGGGAGCGTGAGGTGA